The Deltaproteobacteria bacterium nucleotide sequence CATCCACCCGCACCAACATGGCGACCATGGCCGCCCGCAACCTTCTGGCCATGCTGTCCGGCGGTCGTCCTGAAACCTGCCTTAACCCGGAAGTGCTGGGCCGGTAACAGCGGCCTGGTGGACTGTATCGGAGAAAATCATGCCTATATCTGATCCCCGCCGTACCCGGCTCATGTGTCTGGTGGATGGTGCCTTGCGGGCCTGCGCGCCGCGTCCCGTCATCGAAACGGCCATTGGTCTGTCTGGCGACATCTTGACCCTGGGCGATACGGTTTATGATCTGTCCGGCTTCGAGCGCGTGGTTGTTGTCGGCGCGGGCAAGGCTTCGGCGGCCATGGCCCAGGCCCTGAAGGATGTGCTGGGGGCGCGCTTCGAGAATGGCCTCATCGTCACCAAGTATGGGCATGGCCTGGATATTCCGGGCTGCCGGATCATCGAGTCGGGCCATCCGGTGCCGGACTCCGAGGGCGAGCGGGCCGCGCGCGAGCTTTTGGCCATGGCCGGGAAGGTCGGGCCGCGCGACCTGGTTTTTTTTCTGCTCTCCGGCGGGGCCAGCGCCCTCATTCCAAGCCCCAGACCGCCCGTGACGCTGGCCGACAAGATGGCCGCCACCAAGCTCCTCTTGGCCTGCGGCGCAACCATCCATGAGATCAACGCCATCCGCAAACACCTGTCCCGGATCAAGGGCGGGCTCTTTGCCAAGGCCCTGGAACCGGCCACGGTGGTGACCCTGATCATTTCCGACGTGGTCGGCGACAATCTGGATGTCATCGGCTCCGGCCCAACGGCGCCGGATTGTTCGACCTTTGGCGATTGTTTGGAAATCATCGCCCGTTTCGGCCTGGACGGGCGCATGCCGGCGGCCGTGATGCGCGTGTTGCGCGACGGCGCGGCGGGTCTGCTTCCAGAAACGACCAAGCGGGACGATTGCTGTTTTGGCGCCGTGCGCAACCATATTTTGGCCAACAATGAGGCCGCGTTGCGGGGCGCGGCCCAGGCTGCCGAGGGATTGGGGTACCGGCCCGTTGTCGTGACCCGAGCCTTGACCGGCGAAGCCCGTGACGCAGCGGCCATGCTGGCCCAGGCCGCCCGCGAGCACGCCGGGAACGAGCGCCTTTGTCTGCTGGCCGGCGGCGAGACCACGGTCACGTTGACCGGCCAGGGCCTGGGCGGGCGCAATCAGGAAATGGCCCTGGTCTTGGGGATGGAATTGGAGCGGGTTCCCGCATCCCGGCCGGTTTGTCTCGTCTGTCTGGGCACCGACGGCAGCGACGGACCCACGGACGCTGCCGGTGGCCTGATCCTGCCCGACACCCTGGCCAAGGCCAGGGCGCGCGACCTGCACCCGGAGCCGTATCTGGCCAACAACGATTCCCATTCGTTTTTGAAACAGGCGGATGCCTTGCTCGTCACGGGTCCGACCCGGACCAATGTCATGGACGTGACGGGCTTGCTGATCGACCCTGACTGACCGGAAGAGCCTGGCCCCCCAGGATCGAGGCCTGTTCCTCCTTGTGGGCGGAATGGACCACGGCCAGGACCTCGTCGCCGGGCAAAAGCACGGTCTCGCCATGGGGGATGAGCAGGCTGCCCTGGCGGATGACGCCGGCCAGGATGCTTTCGGCGGGAAAGCGTAGCTCCATGATTTTTTTGCCCGCCGCCGGCGCGTCCGGGTGCACCCGTTCCTCGACCAGGGTGTAGTCGCCCTTGGAGAGCTTGAGCAGGGTCATCATGTTGCCGAGGGACATTTCCTCGGCGATGAGTTGGGCCATGAGTCCGGCCTGATCCACGGCCACGTCCACGCCCATGGCCGGGGTGCACATCCAGGCGTTTTTGGGGTCCTTGACCCTGGCGATGGTCCGGGCCACGTCGAAGTCGAATCGGGCCAGGCTG carries:
- a CDS encoding D-glycerate dehydrogenase — protein: STRTNMATMAARNLLAMLSGGRPETCLNPEVLGR
- a CDS encoding glycerate kinase — translated: MSDPRRTRLMCLVDGALRACAPRPVIETAIGLSGDILTLGDTVYDLSGFERVVVVGAGKASAAMAQALKDVLGARFENGLIVTKYGHGLDIPGCRIIESGHPVPDSEGERAARELLAMAGKVGPRDLVFFLLSGGASALIPSPRPPVTLADKMAATKLLLACGATIHEINAIRKHLSRIKGGLFAKALEPATVVTLIISDVVGDNLDVIGSGPTAPDCSTFGDCLEIIARFGLDGRMPAAVMRVLRDGAAGLLPETTKRDDCCFGAVRNHILANNEAALRGAAQAAEGLGYRPVVVTRALTGEARDAAAMLAQAAREHAGNERLCLLAGGETTVTLTGQGLGGRNQEMALVLGMELERVPASRPVCLVCLGTDGSDGPTDAAGGLILPDTLAKARARDLHPEPYLANNDSHSFLKQADALLVTGPTRTNVMDVTGLLIDPD
- a CDS encoding TrkA family potassium uptake protein is translated as MNVIIVGGGKVGTHLATRLLAEGHRVAVVEARTREVHEAYDALPPEVVVAGDGTDPATLERAGIREADVVAAVTGTDETNLVVTSLARFDFDVARTIARVKDPKNAWMCTPAMGVDVAVDQAGLMAQLIAEEMSLGNMMTLLKLSKGDYTLVEERVHPDAPAAGKKIMELRFPAESILAGVIRQGSLLIPHGETVLLPGDEVLAVVHSAHKEEQASILGGQALPVSQGRSASPSRP